One window of Electrophorus electricus isolate fEleEle1 chromosome 24, fEleEle1.pri, whole genome shotgun sequence genomic DNA carries:
- the tamalin gene encoding general receptor for phosphoinositides 1-associated scaffold protein isoform X1: MKNMTFRRVRKLNSNEPDSGSCQGSGNIYFSSSKSDSCRTMDLPSGSSEIYNYKTLAYSGGTLPRNFKKNGGLQKWKPLTQPPEPERKLVILEKNEEESFGFEIQTYGLHQQDENSVEMCTFICKVHEDSPAKLAGLKVGDTIARVNDSTVEGFRHKDIVQLIRSSGNTIRLQTVYSDAIRKAELEARLQYLKQTLHEKWDEYRSLMVQEQRLVHGIVLSDVALYESLESAGVYGSLGAPSPLVSRTFSCSGSANSSVSQLSSATGDDDPLYQTCFYRAEGASEDGCRGPAVGAEDRSQRTRSHFLRPASELFASAKTSLVRSASTRSYLRGTSGSETSVTSASSVASAPPGEGGKRQCGGLSLLQRKPKPMSFRRRLLKFIPGLNRPLEEEESKL, from the exons ATGAAGAATATGACTTTTCGGCGAGTCAGGAAGCTGAACTCAAACGAGCCAGACAGTGGATCATGTCAGGGCAGTGGGAATATCTACTTTTCATCCTCAAAATCAGACAGTTGTAGGACCATGGATTTACCTTCAGGTTCTTCAGAAATTTACAATTACAAGACCCTTGCGTATTCTGGAGGAACACTGCCAAGAAATTTTAAGAAG aatGGAGGACTACAGAAATGGAAGCCCCTTACTCAACCACCAGAACCAGAAAG GAAGCTTGTGATCCTAGAGAAGAATGAGGAGGAATCATTTGGCTTTGAGATTCAG aCATATGGGCTGCATCAACAGGATGAGAACTCGGTGGAGATGTGCACCTTCATCTGCAAGGTCCATGAGGACAGTCCAGCCAAGCTGGCTGGTCTTAAAGTTG GAGACACCATTGCTAGAGTGAACGATTCTACCGTGGAAGGCTTCCGCCACAAAGACATCGTCCAGCTCATCAGATCGTCGGGTAACACCATTAG gTTGCAGACCGTGTACAGTGATGCTATAAGAAAAGCTGAACTTGAGGCCCGCCTGCAATATTTGAAG CAAACCCTGCATGAGAAGTGGGATGAGTACCGCTCGCTGATGGTGCAGGAGCAGAGGCTGGTTCATG GCATCGTGTTGAGTGACGTGGCGTTGTACGAATCTCTGGAGTCTGCAGGCGTGTATGGCAGCCTGGGTGCCCCAAGCCCGCTGGTGTCACGCACCTTCAGCTGCTCGGGCAGTGCCAACAGCAGCGTCAGCCAGCTGAGTTCAGCTACAGGCGACGACGACCCGCTCTACCAGACCTGCTTCTACCGGGCCGAGGGCGCCAGTGAGGATGGCTGCCGGGGCCCTGCCGTGGGTGCGGAGGACCGGTCTCAGCGGACACGGTCTCACTTTCTCCGGCCTGCCAGTGAGCTCTTTGCCTCGGCCAAGACGTCACTGGTGCGCAGTGCCAGCACACGCAGCTACCTGAGAGGCACGTCAGGGTCGGAGACGTCGGTGACATCGGCATCGTCGGTGGCGTCGGCGCCTCCCGGAGAGGGAGGTAAGCGCCAGTGCGGTGGTCTCAGCTTGCTGCAGCGGAAGCCCAAACCCATGAGTTTCAGACGGAGGCTGCTTAAGTTCATCCCCGGACTGAACCGGCCcctagaggaggaggagagcaaaCTGTGA
- the tamalin gene encoding general receptor for phosphoinositides 1-associated scaffold protein isoform X2, with translation MNGLRMRDLSQTYGLHQQDENSVEMCTFICKVHEDSPAKLAGLKVGDTIARVNDSTVEGFRHKDIVQLIRSSGNTIRLQTVYSDAIRKAELEARLQYLKQTLHEKWDEYRSLMVQEQRLVHGIVLSDVALYESLESAGVYGSLGAPSPLVSRTFSCSGSANSSVSQLSSATGDDDPLYQTCFYRAEGASEDGCRGPAVGAEDRSQRTRSHFLRPASELFASAKTSLVRSASTRSYLRGTSGSETSVTSASSVASAPPGEGGKRQCGGLSLLQRKPKPMSFRRRLLKFIPGLNRPLEEEESKL, from the exons atgaatggtctcaggatgcgaGACCTCAGTCAG aCATATGGGCTGCATCAACAGGATGAGAACTCGGTGGAGATGTGCACCTTCATCTGCAAGGTCCATGAGGACAGTCCAGCCAAGCTGGCTGGTCTTAAAGTTG GAGACACCATTGCTAGAGTGAACGATTCTACCGTGGAAGGCTTCCGCCACAAAGACATCGTCCAGCTCATCAGATCGTCGGGTAACACCATTAG gTTGCAGACCGTGTACAGTGATGCTATAAGAAAAGCTGAACTTGAGGCCCGCCTGCAATATTTGAAG CAAACCCTGCATGAGAAGTGGGATGAGTACCGCTCGCTGATGGTGCAGGAGCAGAGGCTGGTTCATG GCATCGTGTTGAGTGACGTGGCGTTGTACGAATCTCTGGAGTCTGCAGGCGTGTATGGCAGCCTGGGTGCCCCAAGCCCGCTGGTGTCACGCACCTTCAGCTGCTCGGGCAGTGCCAACAGCAGCGTCAGCCAGCTGAGTTCAGCTACAGGCGACGACGACCCGCTCTACCAGACCTGCTTCTACCGGGCCGAGGGCGCCAGTGAGGATGGCTGCCGGGGCCCTGCCGTGGGTGCGGAGGACCGGTCTCAGCGGACACGGTCTCACTTTCTCCGGCCTGCCAGTGAGCTCTTTGCCTCGGCCAAGACGTCACTGGTGCGCAGTGCCAGCACACGCAGCTACCTGAGAGGCACGTCAGGGTCGGAGACGTCGGTGACATCGGCATCGTCGGTGGCGTCGGCGCCTCCCGGAGAGGGAGGTAAGCGCCAGTGCGGTGGTCTCAGCTTGCTGCAGCGGAAGCCCAAACCCATGAGTTTCAGACGGAGGCTGCTTAAGTTCATCCCCGGACTGAACCGGCCcctagaggaggaggagagcaaaCTGTGA